DNA sequence from the Bacteroidia bacterium genome:
TAGTATCAGAGAAGATAGTGCCTTGTGAGTTCATGACATAGGTACGGTAGCTTCCGCCGGCTAATAAGTCCATGAATTTAACTTCATTTTTGAAATCATACTGGCCTTCTGCATGGTACATGGAGCTTTTATCAATAAACTTAGCTCCGGTTTCAAAGTTAGCTACCGATACAACGCTGTTTAAGGCTTGTGCAAATTCCGGTGTACCTGCTTGATACGCGGCTCGACCTTTAAATGGGAGTGCCGAAGGGTTATTCGGATCTCCTCCAAATAGCTGAACTAAACTGCGGTAAATATCTTCGTTATTGGCATTGGCAAAGGCGCGGGCTGCGTCGTGGTCAAAGGGCTTAATAGCAGGACCATTGGGGCGAATGATATTGTAAATCTGGCTTAGTAACGGGTCGTTTACAAGTTTTCCGCTGTAAGCAACAAAGTATTGATTAAACCAGTTTTCATCGCTTTTTGCCATCCTGTTTACATTGATAGCAGCGAAACGGCTGTCATAGGATTTGCCGGCGTTTTCAAAACTGCCATAACCGCGTAGAAAGAAATTATCTCCATTAAGCTCTATTTTGTGCTGAAAAAATTCAAAGTCCTTGATTGAATAGCGGTTTTGGACTTGATAAACGGTTGTTCCGTTGCTATATTTGCTGAGGGCGGAGATTTCAACTTTTTCATTTAGGCGGTAATGCAGGCTAATGTCAGCTTTAAAGTTGTAGGTGTTGTAGTCCACTAAGTCTTGTTCTCTGAATCCGTTTCGGGCGATGCGTGTTTTTTTGAGGGGTACTCCGGTAAGGCCGTAGTTTGCCAAGGTGAGGGAGTCAATGACAGCACTTACTTCGTCGCCGTAGATATTCAGGCCGTCATAACCGGGGTTTTGTGGGCCGGGTGTGTTTACTTCAACACCGGAGTAGTCTGCTACGTCTCGGTAATCCGTTGCGTGCCAGTCGTTTGCTTTTACCATACTTAGGTTAAATTTAAAACCTAAGCGGTTGTTGATTACTTTGGCAAAGCGAATTGCTGCATCGTAATAAGGGCTTATCGGGGCATCTTTTTTATCCAAATGATTAGCTCCTCCGCGAACAGAGGCACTGATGCCCGGGTATTTGAACGGGTCTTTGGTTGTAACGTTCAGAATACCGTTAAAGGCATTGGGGCCATACAAAGCGGAAGCCGCCCCCGGAATCAATTCAACGTTAGCAATGTCTAAATCTGCTCCGCCGGTAATTGAGCCAATTGAGAAGTTAAGACCCGGAGCCTGGGTATCCATATTATCAACCCGTTGCACAAAACGAGTATTGCCCGTACTGTTAAAACCACGAGTATTTATAATCTTAAACAACATACTGGTTCCCAACTGATCTACACCTTTCATGGTTGCTACGGCGTCATAAACAGAGGTTGCCGGGGATTCTTTAATGGTGAGTAAGTCAATTTTTTCTACGGTGATGGGGGATTCTAAGATGGTTTCGCTCACGCGGGAAGCGGATATAACCACTTCTTTGGCCATAATACTTTCTTCTTTCATTTTGATAGTAAGGTTGGTATTTGACCCTTTAGAAACCGGTAACGTTATGCTTGCGTAGCCAACATAGCTAAATACCAAATTGATAGGCTTAGCTAAATCCACAGAAAAACGAAATGTTCCGTCATTTTCGGTTATTGTGCCGGCAATTTTTCCCTCTACTTTTATATAAACGCCGATTAGTGGCTCTTCATCAGCCTCATCAACTACTTTTCCGGTAATTTCAGTTAAAATTGAATTTGGATTAGCCGATTTAGGCTGTGAAGTAGTATTGGTGGAGATGTTTTTGGGGTTTTTACTTGTATCCCTTGTGCGATTATTTTCCTGTGCAAAAGATAAAAAGTGAATAAGGTAACATCCTAAAAGCAGTAACGTTCGCTTCATGATTTTGTTCAATGACGTTTGCGAAATAAATAAATTATTAAATACATTATTTTACCAGATTTAAAAAAATACCAACAAAAACTGATAAAACCTCACGAAGAATTAGTTTTTAAGTTTAGTGTGGAAACTTTTAGAACGTCTTTGATAGCAAAAAAACAAACTCACCAGCAAAGCGAATAGCTACCTATTTTTGAAATCTATTTTTACGCCTATTAGAACTACTCAGAAAATACTGTACTTTTGAGATCGGATAGTCATTAGTTTTTGTGTTTTTTCAACCATAAATATATTGATTATCAGTATTTATCCAAATATTCTAAATATCTATTTTGCTAAAAATAAACCGCTTATTTGCCTTTTTAGTGAAATATTGTTAATAAGAGTTTAAACTATGTCTTTTAGTAAAATAAAGCTATCAATATTTTCATTATTAGTATGTTATGTTGTTATTTTATATACAGCATTTATTTTTTATCCAAGGTGGAATCAGGCAAAGACTGAGGCTACGCTTAGCTGGGATGTGTCAGGATACTATCTGTATTTACCGGCTATATTTATTTACGGAGATATTGAACATTGCGCTTTTAAAGACAGCATTTTAGCTAAATACAGCCCTACGCCGGATTTTCAGCAGGCTTTTATTCATCAGCAATCAGGGCACTATGTGATGAAGTACTCAGCAGGGCAAGCTATCACCATGCTGCCATACTTCACAATTGCTCATATTTGGGCTAAAAGTTCTTCCATTTATCCTGCTGACGGATTCTCGTTTCCGTATCAGGTTTGTATAGGAGTGGGGATGATGCTCTATGCGCTGATAGGGTTGTTCTTTTTGCGAAAAATATTACTACACTACTTTTCTGATACCGTAACGGCTATAGTCCTGCTGCTGTTGGTAATCGGAACAAATTATCTAAACTACTCTGCCATTGACCAAGCGATGACCCATAATGTGCTGTTTACTATCTACACATTGCTAATATGGTGCAGTATAAGATATTACAATAAAACGAACCTAAAAATAGCTTTATTTATTGGCTTTTTGTGTGGTTTAGCGACCTTAATTCGACC
Encoded proteins:
- a CDS encoding TonB-dependent receptor; translation: MKRTLLLLGCYLIHFLSFAQENNRTRDTSKNPKNISTNTTSQPKSANPNSILTEITGKVVDEADEEPLIGVYIKVEGKIAGTITENDGTFRFSVDLAKPINLVFSYVGYASITLPVSKGSNTNLTIKMKEESIMAKEVVISASRVSETILESPITVEKIDLLTIKESPATSVYDAVATMKGVDQLGTSMLFKIINTRGFNSTGNTRFVQRVDNMDTQAPGLNFSIGSITGGADLDIANVELIPGAASALYGPNAFNGILNVTTKDPFKYPGISASVRGGANHLDKKDAPISPYYDAAIRFAKVINNRLGFKFNLSMVKANDWHATDYRDVADYSGVEVNTPGPQNPGYDGLNIYGDEVSAVIDSLTLANYGLTGVPLKKTRIARNGFREQDLVDYNTYNFKADISLHYRLNEKVEISALSKYSNGTTVYQVQNRYSIKDFEFFQHKIELNGDNFFLRGYGSFENAGKSYDSRFAAINVNRMAKSDENWFNQYFVAYSGKLVNDPLLSQIYNIIRPNGPAIKPFDHDAARAFANANNEDIYRSLVQLFGGDPNNPSALPFKGRAAYQAGTPEFAQALNSVVSVANFETGAKFIDKSSMYHAEGQYDFKNEVKFMDLLAGGSYRTYVMNSQGTIFSDTNGALKNHEFGAYLQGSKKLLKNHLKLIGSIRADKNTNFQWQYSPRIAAVVSLGKNNNHNFRASAQTGFRMPTLQAQYINLFVNVFQYISALKAADELHGIIGNSYTSSSVTEYDGAVKNGVANPEKYLRQASIESIRPEKIQALEFGYKTLLLKCLYIDLNYYVNQYYDFIGSFGLWGPKKDSTGQFYHLTPELMAKPNRDDYLIRYQRYINTPTKVMAHGFAAGTMFAFSPKFSITANYNYNKQFLTEEILRDDIINGFNTPKHKANVGFAGRNLAKNFGFAINYRWNDAYEFYDGFGKGMVPTYSVIDAQISYRVPTLKTNFRIGGTNILNNRHIEAYGSPTVGAMVYFQAVYDQLF